The region TAGATCAATATCAGATACATAAACGGTCTTCCTAATTACATCCTCTTGCTGTGCCATATTGGTCCTACCATTCAACCTTCTCTTCCCTTGGCTAAAGTTATTCCTCTTCTGAATTATAAAAGAACGGAGAAAtcaacaaaacatatatatataattgttataAGGATTATGAAGAACTCCAAAGAAGCAGAAAGTAGCAACATACTCTTCTATTAGTATGTCCCTTGGTGTTGCCAGAATTAGTGTATACTACAAAACTGTCAGTACTATATCCAAAGCCATTTTCCAAATGccctttattttgattttggttatcaTTAAGATTATGATGATGATTAGCAAGGGAAGGAGGCACAAATTCCTCAGCCAGAGGGTTAAGCTTGGACAAAATCTCGACCAAATTATTCATATGATTGTTGAAAATTTCACCATCACCCCCATTTTCCATATTGCTAAACTCATTACACCCAGCCGTCTTTGTCAGCATCTGCTGCTGATTCTTCTTATTAAACCCATTTTGCATCTTACTATTGCTATCGCCATCGTTGATGGTAGCTGCTGCTGGCTTTAACTGTTGAAAGTTGGCTTCTTTAGCATCAGTCGCGGAATCAGTTCTGGGTTTTGATTTGTCTGGAGCGTTTACCGACGCTACAGTGTTTTCCAAATTCTGTCCCGCCGACCCAATTTTCGCCCCAGCGTTCTCAGCAACCGCCATGATCAAATGGAAACTCCTCTATAAAAAACGTTATTCTTTTTTCAGATTCTTCTGTAAATAAACAAAGAAACCATCTTTAAGGTTCTGCCTTATTGATGATCCGAAAAACTAAGCccagaattgaaaaaaaaaaaaaaacgaagcaGCAGCTATAGTTGGTATTAGAAGGGCAACGTACCTTCCCTTGTCTGAAAGGGCTTACATCGAAGTAAAAACCAAATCCATCCCAAATATCGTCACTTTATGTAGAAAGGAAACAATTAAAAAGGACAactttttctttcacttttatttttttatatgttaactttatgtaatttataaaaaattaatgtacaaattaaatataattctGGTTGAAATAGGTAAAAGTTGTATATGAAAATCTAACTCTGTGCAATATTTTGAGGGTTTATGTTGCAAATCTAACTTTAGTTATTTGAGGTATCTGGTATGTGAAAGTTTATTAAATGATTAAGTGGATTCAAGTGTTGAGACAACAAAAAGaagctttgtttttatttttgtcatcCAAAGAAGTGAGTACTCTTGGATCTATTGACTTTTCCattaataacacaattacaaGTTCGAATGTTTAGAGAAATGAATAGT is a window of Gossypium hirsutum isolate 1008001.06 chromosome D08, Gossypium_hirsutum_v2.1, whole genome shotgun sequence DNA encoding:
- the LOC107909480 gene encoding polyadenylate-binding protein-interacting protein 10, giving the protein MAVAENAGAKIGSAGQNLENTVASVNAPDKSKPRTDSATDAKEANFQQLKPAAATINDGDSNSKMQNGFNKKNQQQMLTKTAGCNEFSNMENGGDGEIFNNHMNNLVEILSKLNPLAEEFVPPSLANHHHNLNDNQNQNKGHLENGFGYSTDSFVVYTNSGNTKGHTNRRKRNNFSQGKRRLNGRTNMAQQEDVIRKTVYVSDIDLQVTEELLAGLFLSCGPVVDCRICGDPNSVLRFAFVEFYNEEDARAALNLSGTILGYYPVRVLPSKTAIAPVNPTFLPRSEDEREMCARTIYCTNIDKKVTQADVKLFFESVCGEVQCMRILGDYHHSSRIAFVEFTMAESAIAALNCSGAVLGSLPIRVSPSKTPIRPRALLPAMN